The sequence ACGTCTTGCCCACCTCTGGTTCGGCGGTAAGTTCTTCCACCATGCGGCGGGCTTGATTGCAGGCCTCCGGGTCTACTGAGGCAATGAGCACAGTCCCATCGTCCTCAATGTCGATGGTGGCGCCGGTGGTCTGGATGATTTCCCGAATGGTCTTGCCACCTGGACCGATGACAGTACCAATGGAATCCACGGGAATCTTGAACGAGACGATACGCGGCGCGTAGCGTGACAGCTCAGGCCGCGGCCGGTCGAGCACACTGTCCATGATGTCCAGGATGCGATGGCGGGCCTCCTTGGCTCGATGCAACGCTTCCTGCAACACCGCACGCTCAAGACCGGTCGTCTTTATGTCCAGTTGGAAAGCGGTCACGCCTACTCTGCTTCCGGCGACTTTAAAGTCCATGTCACCCAGGTGGTCCTCCTCGCCCAGGATGTCCGTGAGGATCACGGTGCGATCAGGACCCTTCACAAGGCCCATGGCAATGCCGGCAACGGCCGCTTTGACCGGCACGCCAGCATCCATTAGCGACAATGAGCCGGCGCACACGGTCGCCATGGACGAGGAACCGTTTGACTCGAGGATATCCGACACGATCCGCACGGTGTAGGGGAAGACCTCGTCGCTGGGGATCATCGGCTTCAGGGCGCGCTCGGCAAGATTGCCGTGGCCGATCTCTCTCCTACTCGGCCCGCGCACCGGACGAACTTCGCCGACCGAGAACGGCGGAAAGTTGTAATGCAGCATGTAGCTCTTCCAAAACTCTCCTTCCAGGTCATCGATCTTCTGCTCGTCCATCTTGGTGCCCAAGGTGGTCGCGGCGAGCGCCTGCGTCTGCCCCCTGGTGAAGAGTGCCGACCCGTGCGCGCGAGGAAGTACGCCCACTTCACAGGTCACCTCGCGGATCGCCTCTGGGCCCCGCCCATCAAGACGGCGGTCCTCCTTCAGGATCATCTCGCGAACAATCTTTTTGACACGCTCCTCGATGATACCGGTGATGTGCGGCTCGCTTTCCGGGAATTCCGCGGCCAGCGCGTCAACGATTTCTTTTTTTATGGCGTCAACAGACTCACTCCGCCTGGCGCGTTCTGTTTCGCGCAGCGCCTGCTCTAGGCGGTCGCCGAGCATGGCGTTTACCCGCTCCACCAATGTGGGATCCGGTACGCTTCTCTGGTATTCACGTTTGGGCTTTCCACACTCGACCGCCAACTCCCGCTGCAGGGCAACGATCTCCTTGATATGACGATGCCCAAAATCAAGTGCCGCAAGCAGGTCGTCTTCGGCGATTTCCCGGGCTTCGCCTTCCATCATGATGACGGATTCTTCAGTGCCCGCCACCACCAGGTCCAGGTCACTCTCTTCCAACTGCGCGAAGGTGGGGTTGACCACAAATGCGCCGTTCAACCTCCCCACCCGCACCGCGCCAACCGGGCCCCCGAAGGGGATGTCGGAGATGGTGAGCGCCGCCGAGGCCCCAATAACCCCGAGGACATCCGCGTCGTTCTCGCGATCCGCCGACAGCACCCACACGATCACTTGCACTTCGTAGGGGAAATCTTCAGGAAACAACGGTCGAATAGGCCGGTCAATCAGGCGAGCGTTCAGAACTTCTGTCTCGCTGGGCCGCCCTTCACGCTTGAAGAACCCCCCAGGGATTTTTCCCGCTGCGTACGCCTTCTCTCGATAGTCGACTGACAGCGGGAAAAAACCCTGAGGTGCCATGGGCTGGTCACCGGCCACAGCCGTCGCTAATATGACACTGTCGCCAAACTGCACCCAAACAGCACCATCTGCCTGTTTGGCAAGCTTTCCACTTTCTATGATGAGCTTGGAATGGCCAAGCTCAAGTGATTTGCGTACAATCATTCATTTCCTCCCATAATACGGCACTAGCAAACCCCCATTTTTCTTCGCTGCAGCCCCCGCATACCCCCAGGGTGGAACTCGCGCCCTTCTAGGAGCCACGCGCCTGGGGTACAGTGGGGCAGCAAGCTTCTTACCGACGAATGCCTAGTTCGTCGATCACCTTGCGATAACGCTCAATGTCCTTGCGCCGCAAGTACTCGAGCAATCTGCGCCTCTTCCCGACGAGCTTCATGAGACCACGGCGGGAGTGGTGGTCCTTCACGTGGGTCTCTAAATGCTCAGTAAGCTCTTTGATGCGCGCCGTCATCAGGGCGATCTGCGCCTCTGCTCGACCGGTGTCGTGCGGCGTAGTCCCGTACTTGCTGATTAGTTCCGCCTTCTGTTCCTTTGTCAGTGGCATTCGCTTCTCCTCTCTATTTCACGTTCGCGAAAAAGGCCTGACTTGCCTCCTTGTCGGCTTCTATCTGCCGGACCAGCTCACGCGATGATGCAAAACGCTGTTCACCACGAATGCGGCCGAGGAATTCTACGGATACTGTCTCGCCGTAAAGCTGACCCTCATAGTCGTAGATGTGCACCTCCAATACGGGGCCTGCAGATGGCTCGCCAAATGTGGGCCGCACGCCGATGTTGAGGAGGCCACGAAACCGCCGACCGTCGAGGTGCACCAACACCGCGTAAGTGCCCGACTTGGGGACCAGTTTCGCGGCCGGAGGATTGAGATTCGCCGTAGGATACCCCAACTTACGGCCCAAACCTCTCCCTTGGACCACGGTGCCTTGAAGGGTGTAATTCCTGCCTAGCAGCCGTGCTGCCCCCGAGACGTCACCGTTTGTCAGCAGCTGACGCACCCGCGTGCTACTGACCGGTGCCCCGTCGACCATCAATTTGGGCACCACCTCGACGTCAAAGCCGAACGTGACCCCCAGTTCGTGCAACATCGTCACCGTCCCAGAACGCCCCTTGCCAAAGGTATGGTCATACCCGACCACGACGCGCGCGGCCCCGAGAGCCTCGTGGAGCACACTCCGCACAAAGTCGCCTGGTTCGGTCTGCGCCAGCTCGTTACTGAACGGCAAAGCGACAACCACCGTCACCCCCAAGGCCTCCAACAACGCTACCTTTTCCTCAAAGAGGGAAAGAAGGTGAATATGCGGGCGGTCTGGTCGGGGCACCACCAGCTGGGGGTGTGGCTCGAAGGTAACGACAACCGCAGGCAGGTTCTCCTGTGCGGCCCTGACCACCACTCTTTCGATTATTGCGCGATGGCCAACGTGAACACCGTCGAACGTGCCAATAGTGACTACAGATTTTTCCCGAAATCCTGGCGGCGGAAATCTCTGTATGATCTCCATCTACACCACTGGATAGAAATGCGAGCGCTGCAGCTGATCCAATGTCAACGCATCCTCAATGCAATGCGGTCCAACGGCAGTGCGACGCAGCGTCTTGAGGACCGCGCCGCAGCCAAGCAGCGCACCAAGGTCTGCTACCAGACTCCGCACGTATGTTCCCTTGCCGCACTCGACCACAAACTCCACAAAAGGCAAACGGATGCGCGTAGGGGCAAAGTGGTACACATTCACCATCCGGGACTTGCGGGCCACCTCTTGGTGCGCCCGAGCCCATTGGTAGAGCCTCCTGCCGCCCACCTTCACGGCAGAAAACATGGGCGGCATCTGCTCTATCTCGCCCACGAAGCGGCTCATCGCCTGCTCGATCTCATCCTTGGTGGGCCGGTTTCGCAAGCCCAAGCGTCGCACCACAGTTCCGGTCACGTCCAGCGTGTCCGTCTCAAGCCCCAGCTCCAACGTCCCCTCATACACTTTGCGCAACGTCATCAAACTGGACACCATTTTGGTGGCGGGCCCCACGCACACAAGCAAGACACCTTCAGCGAAAGGATCCAGCGTACCACCGTGTCCGACGCGTTTGGTGCCTGCCACCCTCCTCACCTCTTCCACCACTTCGAACGACGTCCAGCCGACGGGCTTGTTGATGTTCAGTACCACCCCATCTTCGGGTCTGGTGAACTCACACCTCGGGGTGGTCCGCTCCTGCGTCCCGCAGCAGTCTATCGATGCGTTCGGCGCGGTCCAGCGTGTCGTCATAGAAAAAGCGCAGCTCGGGGGTATACCTGATCCTAATACGGGCGCCAAGCTGAGCGCGAAGGAAACTAGTGGCCCGCTCGAGGGCCTGCATGGTAGCCGCGCGAACCCCGGGGTCGGCTGCTGTAGCCACGTAGACCCTGGCCAGCCGCAGGTCATCGGTCACCGTCACTTCCGTAATGGTAATCTGGCCAATTCCGGGGTCTTTCACGTGACGGAAGATAATCGCGCTCAGCTCCCGCTTCAGAAGCTCGCCCACGCGCAACGATCTCTTGTACGAAGGGTGCATTCGTCTCCCCTACAGAATTTCCGCCCGATAGTCGAGTATCTGCACCCTGTCTTCCCCTTCTACAAAGTTGTAGATTTTGGCCAACGTCTCGTCCACAAAACGTTGTTCATTGCCGATAGTGACTACACCGAGGGTGACCCGCTGCCACTTCTCTGTATCCCCCACCTCTGCCACGCTCACATTGAAGCGATTACGCAGCCGCGCCTTCAGGCTGCTCAGGACAAATCGTTTCGACTTGAGCGATCCGCTGTCAGGGATGAATAGCTCGAACCGCGACAGACCAACGAACATGGTAGTGGCTCTTTGCAGGCAGCAAACCGTTACAGCTTCCGCTCGGTGGTGACGACCTCATAAGTCTCGATGATGTCCCCCTCATGGATGTCGGCAAAATTCTCGATGCCGATACCACATTCGAACCCCGCCGCCACCTCGCGCACGTCATCTTTGAAGCGCTTCAGCGAAGAGATCTTGCCTTCGTAGATCAGTTTGTTTTCCCGGTAGATCTTGGCGCGATCGTTTCGGGAGACCTTACCGCTTTGGACATAACAACCAGCAACGACGCCGACCTTGGGTACGCGGAAGATTTGGCGGACTTCCGCGGTGCCACTGTGCTTCTCGGTGACAATGGGCTCCAGCATCCCTTCGAGCGCAGCCTTGACGTTCTCCACTGCGTCGTAGATGATGTTGTAGAGCCGGATGTCGATGTCCTCGCGGGCCGCCAGTTCCCGTGCCTCAGAGGTTGGCCGGATGTTGAAGCCGATGATGATAGCGTCAGAGGCGGAAGCAAGGAGCACGTCCGATTCGGAAATTGCGCCCACGCCTTTGTGCACGACGTCGACCGCCACTTCAGAGGTGCTCAGCTTCATCAATGCGTCGGTGAGGGCTTCTACGGAGCCATCCACGTCGGCCTTGACGATCACCCTGAGCTGACGGACCTTACCATCGCGGATTTCTTTGGAAATCTGGTCCAGGGTCTTGTGGCGCATGCGGCGCGCCTCCTGCTCGCGGTGCAGCTGTTGGCGGCGCTGGCTAATCTCGCGCGACTCGCGCTCCGAGCTCACCACTACGAATTTGTCGCCGGCCTGAGGCACCTCTGTGAAGCCGAGCACCTGCGCCGGGCAGGATGGTCCTGCCTCGGCGATCTTCTTGCCCCGCTCGTCGAACATCGTGCGAACGCGGCCTGCCACCTGGCCGGCAACGAAGGGGTCACCCACGCGCAGCGTGCCATCCTGCACCAGCACGGTGGCAACTGGGCCTTTCCCCTTGTCAAGACGCGCCTCAATGACAACCCCCCGCGCCGGCCGCTGGGGATTGGCGCGCAGCTCCAACAACTCCGCCTCGATGAGGATCATTTCCAGCAAGCGATCAATGCCCAGCCCTGTCTTGGCGGAAATCTCGGCGCACTGGTACTTGCCGCCCCAGCTTTCCACTAACACGCCGTGGTCGGCAAGCTGCTGTTTGATGAGGTCAGGATTGGCTCCGGGTTTGTCGATCTTGTTGATGGCCACGACGATGGGAACGCCTGCTGCCTTTGCATGATTGATGGCCTCTATTGTCTGCGGCATAACCGCATCGTCGGCAGCCACCACAAGGACCACGATGTCAGTGACCTGGGCGCCCCTCGCGCGCATGGCGGTAAATGCCTCATGGCCGGGCGTGTCCAGGAAGGTGATGGCCTTGCCGTCAACCATCACTTCGTACGCACCAATGTGCTGAGTAATGCCTCCCACCTCGCCGGCTACAATGTTGCTCTGACGTATGCGGTCCAGCAACGAGGTCTTGCCATGGTCCACGTGGCCCATGATGGTCACCACAGGCGGCCGAGGCACCAAATTCTTCTCGTCCTGTTCCTCCTCCAGAGCCTCTAGAACGTCGGCACCAAACTCCTCGATCTGCTCCACGTCGTAGCCGAATTCTGAGGCAACCAGCGTGATGGTGTCCATGTCAAGGCGCTGGTTGATGGAAGCCATGATGCCCAAGCGCAGACACTTGCTTATTACCTCGGCCGGTGCTACACCGAGCAAGTCGGCAAGTTCTCCCGCCGAGGCGTATTCGGCCACT is a genomic window of candidate division KSB1 bacterium containing:
- the pnp gene encoding polyribonucleotide nucleotidyltransferase, with the protein product MIVRKSLELGHSKLIIESGKLAKQADGAVWVQFGDSVILATAVAGDQPMAPQGFFPLSVDYREKAYAAGKIPGGFFKREGRPSETEVLNARLIDRPIRPLFPEDFPYEVQVIVWVLSADRENDADVLGVIGASAALTISDIPFGGPVGAVRVGRLNGAFVVNPTFAQLEESDLDLVVAGTEESVIMMEGEAREIAEDDLLAALDFGHRHIKEIVALQRELAVECGKPKREYQRSVPDPTLVERVNAMLGDRLEQALRETERARRSESVDAIKKEIVDALAAEFPESEPHITGIIEERVKKIVREMILKEDRRLDGRGPEAIREVTCEVGVLPRAHGSALFTRGQTQALAATTLGTKMDEQKIDDLEGEFWKSYMLHYNFPPFSVGEVRPVRGPSRREIGHGNLAERALKPMIPSDEVFPYTVRIVSDILESNGSSSMATVCAGSLSLMDAGVPVKAAVAGIAMGLVKGPDRTVILTDILGEEDHLGDMDFKVAGSRVGVTAFQLDIKTTGLERAVLQEALHRAKEARHRILDIMDSVLDRPRPELSRYAPRIVSFKIPVDSIGTVIGPGGKTIREIIQTTGATIDIEDDGTVLIASVDPEACNQARRMVEELTAEPEVGKTYVGVVKTITNFGAFVEILPGKEGLLHISQISNRRVERVEDVLKVGQKVEVKLLRIGSDGKLDLSRKALLKD
- the rpsO gene encoding 30S ribosomal protein S15, whose amino-acid sequence is MPLTKEQKAELISKYGTTPHDTGRAEAQIALMTARIKELTEHLETHVKDHHSRRGLMKLVGKRRRLLEYLRRKDIERYRKVIDELGIRR
- a CDS encoding DUF503 domain-containing protein; amino-acid sequence: MFVGLSRFELFIPDSGSLKSKRFVLSSLKARLRNRFNVSVAEVGDTEKWQRVTLGVVTIGNEQRFVDETLAKIYNFVEGEDRVQILDYRAEIL
- the rbfA gene encoding 30S ribosome-binding factor RbfA, encoding MHPSYKRSLRVGELLKRELSAIIFRHVKDPGIGQITITEVTVTDDLRLARVYVATAADPGVRAATMQALERATSFLRAQLGARIRIRYTPELRFFYDDTLDRAERIDRLLRDAGADHPEV
- a CDS encoding bifunctional riboflavin kinase/FAD synthetase, translated to MEIIQRFPPPGFREKSVVTIGTFDGVHVGHRAIIERVVVRAAQENLPAVVVTFEPHPQLVVPRPDRPHIHLLSLFEEKVALLEALGVTVVVALPFSNELAQTEPGDFVRSVLHEALGAARVVVGYDHTFGKGRSGTVTMLHELGVTFGFDVEVVPKLMVDGAPVSSTRVRQLLTNGDVSGAARLLGRNYTLQGTVVQGRGLGRKLGYPTANLNPPAAKLVPKSGTYAVLVHLDGRRFRGLLNIGVRPTFGEPSAGPVLEVHIYDYEGQLYGETVSVEFLGRIRGEQRFASSRELVRQIEADKEASQAFFANVK
- the truB gene encoding tRNA pseudouridine(55) synthase TruB, with the translated sequence MVLNINKPVGWTSFEVVEEVRRVAGTKRVGHGGTLDPFAEGVLLVCVGPATKMVSSLMTLRKVYEGTLELGLETDTLDVTGTVVRRLGLRNRPTKDEIEQAMSRFVGEIEQMPPMFSAVKVGGRRLYQWARAHQEVARKSRMVNVYHFAPTRIRLPFVEFVVECGKGTYVRSLVADLGALLGCGAVLKTLRRTAVGPHCIEDALTLDQLQRSHFYPVV
- the infB gene encoding translation initiation factor IF-2 — protein: MSSKRRVYQVAKEFNISNEALVEFLQHLKFDVRNQMSVVSDEAYAEVVKKYGQVAHMSDAEREFRKMLRDKRAMEEQKWAAARLELQERIKAVSELATRKPRLRKLIETPLAPATPEPQPPVAKPASPVTAELEAGAAEAKEVVAPKPAHRRVRIVELPVTPEPPAPAEETVLEPEVKVEEAEVAEVEAQAQPSAEVVATPEPAEEVKPKKKKRRKRHKHPAEAEQEAELAAPVEEAKKEKLRKRHKKHKPQYTEEEIEKSIRDTLARMKDEGRKRPRRRTREEEEVEVLPERKVIRVAEYASAGELADLLGVAPAEVISKCLRLGIMASINQRLDMDTITLVASEFGYDVEQIEEFGADVLEALEEEQDEKNLVPRPPVVTIMGHVDHGKTSLLDRIRQSNIVAGEVGGITQHIGAYEVMVDGKAITFLDTPGHEAFTAMRARGAQVTDIVVLVVAADDAVMPQTIEAINHAKAAGVPIVVAINKIDKPGANPDLIKQQLADHGVLVESWGGKYQCAEISAKTGLGIDRLLEMILIEAELLELRANPQRPARGVVIEARLDKGKGPVATVLVQDGTLRVGDPFVAGQVAGRVRTMFDERGKKIAEAGPSCPAQVLGFTEVPQAGDKFVVVSSERESREISQRRQQLHREQEARRMRHKTLDQISKEIRDGKVRQLRVIVKADVDGSVEALTDALMKLSTSEVAVDVVHKGVGAISESDVLLASASDAIIIGFNIRPTSEARELAAREDIDIRLYNIIYDAVENVKAALEGMLEPIVTEKHSGTAEVRQIFRVPKVGVVAGCYVQSGKVSRNDRAKIYRENKLIYEGKISSLKRFKDDVREVAAGFECGIGIENFADIHEGDIIETYEVVTTERKL